In the genome of Candidatus Poribacteria bacterium, the window TCGCTCGGCGCTGACGGTGTTTTGCCGGTCGCAGCGGGCGTGGTAGTATCGTGCCGCCTCGTTCGCTCATGCGACCGGGAGTGACATCATCGTGCCCTCAGTCCCATTCATGGATCGTATACGAGAAGCCGTGCTCATCGGAGACGGCGGTATAGGCTCTTATCTGCACGCCCAGGGGATGCCGCTCGACTCCAGCTTCGAGGCGGCGAATCTGTCGAACCCGGCGCTCGTGCGCCGCGTCCATGCGGACTACATCGCCGCCGGAGCGCGGGTCATCGAGACGAACACGTTCGGAGCCAACCGCACCAAGTTGGCGGCGAGTCAGCTCGAAGACCGCGTCGCGGCGATCAATGCGGCAGGGGTCAGACTCGCCCGCGAGGTTGCCGGCGAGGAAATCTACGTCCTCGGTTCCGTGGGCCCGCTGGGCAAAGGACGACCCGACGCGGACGAAGACGTCGCATCGCTGTTCGGAGAGCAGCTCGAAGCGCTGATCGAAGCCGGCGTCGATGCGGTGGTCCTGGAGACCTTCTCCGAGCTCGGAGAGCTGCTGGCGGCGCTGCGCGTGGCGAAGTCGCTGAGCCCGACGCCGGTCATCGCGCAGATGGCGTTCTATGGACGTGGCAGAACTTCGGGAGGCGAGGACGTCCATCGAGTCGTGCGAGCCCTGGAGGACGCGGGCGCCGATGTGATCGGCGGCAACTGCGGACCTAGCGGACCGCTCGAGCTCTCGCGCATCCTTCGTTCGATGGCGGGAATGACGGATCGTCCGCTGTCGGCGTTCCCCAATGCGAGCTACGCGCGCTACGTGGACGGACGGTTCCTCTACACGAACAACGCCTCCTACTTCGGCGAACTCGCTGTCGAGATGGTGGACGCCGGCGTCGCACTGATCGGCGGGTGCTGCGGGACGACGCCCGAGCATGTCTGGGAGATGTCGCGAAGACTCGATGGGCGGCGCCCGACCGAACGGCATGCCATCGCGACGCCCGAGCCGGAGCCATCGCCGCGCAAGCGCGCGAAGCGTTCCGACAGCGGGTCGGATCGCCCGGCGAATTTCCTCGAAGCGAGCCCGCATCGCATCCGCATCATCGTCGAGGTCGATCCTCCGCGCGGCATGCAGTTCCGCAAGCCAATCCGCGTGAGCCAGGAACTGCGCGAGCTCGGAGCAGACGCGGTCAGCATCGCGGAGAATCAGCTCGCCTCGGTACGGATGAGCAGCTTCGCCCTCAGCCACCTGATCCAACGCGACGCGGGCACGACGGCGATCTGCCACCTCACTTGCCGCGACCGCAACCTGATCGGTCAGCAATCGCACTTGATGGGCGCGTCGGCGCTGGGCATCCGGCACATCCTCGCCGTGACGGGCGATCCCGTCTCGCTCGACGGAACCGGCGGGTCATCCGTGTTCGACACGAACTCGTTTGGGCTCATCGAACTGATGGCGCGGATGAATCGCGGGGAGAACGCCCGTGGCGAACCCCTCGGGAGCCCGACGGACTTCGTCATCGGAGGAGCCCTGAGCCCGAACCGCGCGCGGATGGACGCCGAGCTCCGACGACTCGAGAAGAAGGTGTCGCTCGGCGCAACGTTCGCGATGACGCAGCCGCCCGCGACGCCAGAGATGGTTCACGAACTGCGCGAGAAGACGCGCCAGACCGACTGCCACATCTTCGTCGGGATTCTGCCGCTGGTCAGCCATCGGAACGCCGAGTTCCTCCACAACGAAGTGCCGGGAATCCGCTTGTCGGACGAGGTGCGCGAACGAATGCGATCGGCCGTCGACCCGCTCGCCGAGGGCGTGCGCATAGCCAAAGAGGCTGTCGACGTCGCTGTCGATGCGGGGTTCACCGGAATCTACATCATCCCGATGCTGGGCAAGTACGAGATGGCATCGGAGATCGTCCGATATATCCGGGAAAGGCATACGTGACCCGGAGCCAGTGGCGCAAACTTGCTCGGAAGGCGCTTCGCGACGGGCTCGCTCGCCCGGTTCGTGTCGGTTGCCATTCGAGCAGAGGTACGGAACGAGCCGCCTATGTCAGTCCAGAACGGCGCCAAGCGTCCTCTCCATCGACGCCTGCTGCGGATGTACCCTCGTGCGTTCGTCGGCGTCTGGGAGGACGACGTCGCGGGATTCGCGACGCAGATGGCGTACAACGCCATGTTCTCGATCTTTCCCGGGCTGTTGCTGCTCGCGGCGCTCGTGCAGCGGCTCGGGACGGCGAACCTGGTCGCCCAGCTCATGCGCGTCGCGGAGCGCCATCTGCCCCGCGAGATGATGGACCTCGTTCAGGCGAACGTGGAACTGCTCGTCCTGAGCCGGTTGTCGGGCGTGTTCACGTTGGGAACCTCGCTCGTCCTGCTGTGGGTGGCGTCGAACTTCATGAACGTGTTCCTGAAGTCGCTGAGCGTCGTCTACCGGGAACCGGACACGCGCTCGTTGGTCGCGGCGTATTTCGTCCGCCGCGCCAAGGCGTTGGCGGTCGTCGTCGTGTTCGGATTCGCGTCGGCGCTCTCGTTCAATCTCTTCGTCTTCGGAGGTCGGACGGCGCGGCTCGTGGAGTCGGCTCTCGGGCTGGCGAACGTCGTCTCCGGGACGCTCGACACGCTGCGCTGGCCCCTCGCCTTCATCATGATGACCTTCAGCACGATGCTGCTGTACATGCTGGTTCCCTCTCGATCCGTCACGCTCAAACGCGCGTGGCCCGGAGCGCTCACGTTCAGCGTGTTCTGGATCGCGATGACGGGCCTATTCAGCGCGTACGTGACGGGGTTCGCCCATTACAGCAGCGTCTACGGAGCCATCGCCGGCCTCATCATGATGATGACCTGGTTCTACTTGTCCTCGCTCCTGTTGCTCTTCGGAGCCGAGGTGAACGCCGCTTGGGCTGGAATCCGATGAGAGCGTCGGTGCACCAGCTCTTGGGCAGCCGTCAAACCGTTGGAGTGTTGTCTTTATGAGCGCGACGAAGCCCTTCGCGTCCGGCACGAGCCGAATGCCCATCTCCGGCATCCGCATGGTCATGGACCTCGCCGCGAAGATCCCGGATGCCATCCATCTGGAGGTGGGTCAGCCCGACTTTCGGACGCCGCCGCATATCGTCGAAGCGGCACATCGCGCTGCCCTCGACGGCTACACGGCGTATACGCCGAACGCGGGTTTCCCGTCGCTGCGGGCTGCCTGCGCCGAGAAGGTTCGCCGCGAGAACCTCATCGATGCGGACGCCTCCAACATCGTCGTGACAGTCGGCTCCGAGGGGGCGGTTGCGAGCACGTTCGTCGCGCTGGTCGATCACGAAGACGAAGTGCTCGTGCCCGAACCCGGTTGGACGAACTACGCGATGCTGACCCACGCGCGGGGCGCGACGCCCATCGCCTATGCGTTGCACGAGGAGGACGGCTTCGTGCCTCGAATCGACGAGATCGCCCGGCGGATCACTCACCGGACGAAGCTGCTCGTCATCAACTCGCCGGGGAACCCCTCAGGGGCGGTGATACCAGGCGACGTGATGCGGGAGTTGGTGGCGCTCGCCGATGACGCCGGGCTCTACATCCTCTCCGACGAGGCGTACGAGAAGCTCGTGTTCGACGGAGAGCATGTCAGCCCGGGGCGCTTCGACACGGCGGGGCGCGTCGTCTCGGCGTTCAGCTTCTCCAAGTCCTATGCGATGACCGGCTGGCGCGTGGGGTTCGCTGTCGCGGCGGAGCCCATCGCGAAGCTGATGACGCTCTTGCAGGAACCGTACTACTCCTGCGCTCCGTCCGTGTCGCAGAAGGCGGCGGAAGCGGCTTTGGCAGGTCCGCAGGACTGCGTCGAGCAGATGGTCGCCGCCTATGCGCGCCGACAGCGCACGGTCGTGGAGGCGTTCGGCGGAACGAACCTGGTGGGCTATCAGCCTGCCGGCGCGTTCTACGTTCTCGTCTCCACGTCGCACATGGGCATGGCGTCGTTCGATCTCGTCCGCGACTGTCTCGAGAAAACGCACGTCGCCGTGGCTCCCGGAGCCACCTTCGGGCCCCGCGCCGAAGGATACATCCGAATCTCCGTGGCGACGCGTGACGAGGACGTCGCCAAAGGAGCGGCGAGGCTCCGCGACTACCTCGCCGGATCGAGTGGTCGCTAGCGGTTCGCATCGCCTGCCGACTGGAGCTCACTCGTGGCGCGTTCGCCGTGCATATGCGTCTGCTCCGGAGAATCGAGCGGCGACCTGCATGGCGCGGCGCTCGTGGGCGCCATCCGCCAGCAGGAACCGAATGCCTCGGTGTTCGGGATGGGCGGCGACAAGATGCGCGCCGCCGGGGTCGAGCTCGTCATCGACATCGCCGACAGCTCGATCATGGGCTTGACCGAGGTGGTTCGCGCGATACCCGCCTTCCTGCGGAAGCTGCGCCTGCTGTGCCGTGCCATCGAATCGCGCCGACCCGACGTGGTGGTGCTGATCGACTTCCCGGACTTCAACATGCGCCTCGGACAGCGCGTGCGCGGCTCGGGGGTTCCGGTCGTCTACTTCATCCCGCCGAAGGCGTGGGCGTGGCGTCGTCGTCGGGGTCCCGCCGTTGCGAAGATGGCGGAACGTGTCATCTGCATCCTCCCGTTCGAGGCGGCGTTCTACCGATCCTGCGGCGCGACCGTCGAAGATGTCGGGAACCCGCTCGTGGACGTCATCCGGGACGCGCATCCGCTGGATCGCGACGCGGCTCGGGAACGGTTCGGCATGCCGCCGGGGGCTCCGACGGTCGGTCTGCTGCCGGGCAGCCGCCGCCGCGAGATCGACGCACTGATGGGTTCACTCCTCGGCGCTGCGGAGAGACTCGTCACGGCGGATCCGTCTCGGCGGTTCCTGCTGCCGTGTGCTCCGAGCGTGCGAGCGTCGGTGGCGGATCATCTGGCAGCCTTCGAAGGCCAGGCGCCCATCCATGCCGTTCACAACGACACGTACAACGCGATCCGGGCATGCGACGTCGTCGTCGCTGCGTCGGGAACCGTGACGCTGGAAGCGGCGTTGCTCGGAGTGCCGATGGTGGTCGTCTACCGGCTGTCGGCGCTCACGTTCACCATTGCGCGACGGCTGGTGCGCGTAAGGACGAGCGCGCTGCCGAACCTCATCGCCGGAACCGATGTCGTGCCTGAGCTGCTGCAGAACGACGTGACCCCGGAGCGGATCGCCGCCGAATGCGAGCGCCTGTTGACCTCTGCCGAAGCTCGAGGCGCGCAGAGGGATGCGCTCGCGAAGGTCGCCAGGGCTGTTGGTGACGGCGGCTCGACGGCGCGCGCGGCTGAAGCCGTTCTGACCGTAGCGGCATCGCGAGCGACAACATGACGCCAGCGATGTGGCTTGCCTCACCGGTCTTAGTTCCGCTGAGCTGGGCAGTCGCTTCCGTCGCATCGCGTCGGAGGGGGCAGCCCCCGCCAGATCGTGTACGGCTCGACGTTCCGGTCGTCTCGGTTGGCAACCTGGCTGTCGGCGGGACCGGCAAGACGCCGACTGTCGCCGCCCTGGTGACGAGGCTGTCGGCAGCGGGTTGTCACGTGGGCGTCGTGATGGGCTCGTATGGCTCTCCGACCCGTCGGCAGCCTCCGACGGTCGTCTCGGACGGTCGCCGACTGACGGCTGACCTCCGGTCGGTCGCGGACGAGGTCGCCATGTTCGCCCGCGCGCATCCGGCGATCCCGCTCGCCACCGGTCACGTCAAGTCCGAGGCGGCGTCCGCGCTCGCTTGCGCCGTCCCTCTCGGTTGCCTTATCGTGGACGACGGTTTTCAGCATCACCGGCTCGCGCGAGACATGGACATCGTCGTCCTCGATGCCGCGTCGCCGTTCGACAACGGGCGCGTGCTCCCTGCCGGGAGATTGCGCGAACCCCCATCGGCAATCGCCGGCGCGGACGCGATCGTCTTGAGCCACGCGGATCAGCGCGACGATCATGCCATCGAGGCGATCCGGCGTCTGGCTCCGCTCGTGCCGGTGGTCGAGTCGATTCATGTGCCCGTACGCCTTCGGCGCGGCGGCTCGGACGAATGCCTCGACTTCGCGTGTCTTCTTGGCGCCCATGTCACGGCAGTCTGTGGTATCGGACGTCCTTCATCGTTCCTGAGCATGGTCCGGCGGCTCGGGGCAGATGCCCGCTTGCTCGGCTTTGCGGACCACCACCGCTACTCGCCCCACGACATGGCGCGCCTGGCGGCTCTGGCACGCGGCTCGCGCATCGTAACGACGGCGAAGGACGAGGCGAAGTGGCTGGGTGTCTCCGACTTCGAATACTGGACGCTGGACATCGCCGTGGAGTGGAACCCCAAGGATGCCCTCGTCGACCGCGTTCTCGCGCTGTGTCGCGCGCGCGCCTAGGCTTCCGAGCCGCGCCAGACTGGTGATCACCGGGCTTGTCGCGCTCGCGTGCGCGCTGAGCTCCCCGGCTCAGGCGGCGGTCACGATGCACATGGTGACGCCGCACTCGGAGTACCGATTTCGCGACGGCAAGTTCGTCACAAACGATCCGGAGCTCCGTCTCGCCGGATACGTCACATCCGACGCGCCAACCGTGCGCCTGGACATCGACAGTCCGAATGGGCTCCCGGACCTCGCGGAGACCGAGCTCATCGTCGACGCGATCCTGCTCGACCTGGGAAGTTCCTCCCGTAAGGTGGGGCGCATCGAGATCGCGCCGGTCATTATCGAGCTGGACGGGAGCCGCTACTCGTTCGGACCTCGCGAACTGCTCGCGAGCATCTCCGCAGACGGCTCTCTCTTCTCGCCGCCCGTGCGACTGCCGAGCGCATCGGGTGTCGGTTCCCCGGACGGCATCGCCCGCGTGGACCTACCGGTTCCTGCTACCGGAAGGTTCCTGCTGCTCGAATGGGTGACGGGCTGGCAGCGGTCGCCGGACAGCGGTCGCCCCGTCGTGCGCGTCTCGTCGGTGTCCGTACGGGAGCCGTCTGGGGGCGAAGTCCCGACTCGTGTCGCGCAAGTTCGGTCCATCCTCGACACGACGAGCGGAAGGGCTCCCTTCGCATTGACCGTTCTTCT includes:
- a CDS encoding bifunctional homocysteine S-methyltransferase/methylenetetrahydrofolate reductase; translation: MDRIREAVLIGDGGIGSYLHAQGMPLDSSFEAANLSNPALVRRVHADYIAAGARVIETNTFGANRTKLAASQLEDRVAAINAAGVRLAREVAGEEIYVLGSVGPLGKGRPDADEDVASLFGEQLEALIEAGVDAVVLETFSELGELLAALRVAKSLSPTPVIAQMAFYGRGRTSGGEDVHRVVRALEDAGADVIGGNCGPSGPLELSRILRSMAGMTDRPLSAFPNASYARYVDGRFLYTNNASYFGELAVEMVDAGVALIGGCCGTTPEHVWEMSRRLDGRRPTERHAIATPEPEPSPRKRAKRSDSGSDRPANFLEASPHRIRIIVEVDPPRGMQFRKPIRVSQELRELGADAVSIAENQLASVRMSSFALSHLIQRDAGTTAICHLTCRDRNLIGQQSHLMGASALGIRHILAVTGDPVSLDGTGGSSVFDTNSFGLIELMARMNRGENARGEPLGSPTDFVIGGALSPNRARMDAELRRLEKKVSLGATFAMTQPPATPEMVHELREKTRQTDCHIFVGILPLVSHRNAEFLHNEVPGIRLSDEVRERMRSAVDPLAEGVRIAKEAVDVAVDAGFTGIYIIPMLGKYEMASEIVRYIRERHT
- a CDS encoding YihY/virulence factor BrkB family protein, with amino-acid sequence MSVQNGAKRPLHRRLLRMYPRAFVGVWEDDVAGFATQMAYNAMFSIFPGLLLLAALVQRLGTANLVAQLMRVAERHLPREMMDLVQANVELLVLSRLSGVFTLGTSLVLLWVASNFMNVFLKSLSVVYREPDTRSLVAAYFVRRAKALAVVVVFGFASALSFNLFVFGGRTARLVESALGLANVVSGTLDTLRWPLAFIMMTFSTMLLYMLVPSRSVTLKRAWPGALTFSVFWIAMTGLFSAYVTGFAHYSSVYGAIAGLIMMMTWFYLSSLLLLFGAEVNAAWAGIR
- a CDS encoding aminotransferase class I/II-fold pyridoxal phosphate-dependent enzyme, with translation MSATKPFASGTSRMPISGIRMVMDLAAKIPDAIHLEVGQPDFRTPPHIVEAAHRAALDGYTAYTPNAGFPSLRAACAEKVRRENLIDADASNIVVTVGSEGAVASTFVALVDHEDEVLVPEPGWTNYAMLTHARGATPIAYALHEEDGFVPRIDEIARRITHRTKLLVINSPGNPSGAVIPGDVMRELVALADDAGLYILSDEAYEKLVFDGEHVSPGRFDTAGRVVSAFSFSKSYAMTGWRVGFAVAAEPIAKLMTLLQEPYYSCAPSVSQKAAEAALAGPQDCVEQMVAAYARRQRTVVEAFGGTNLVGYQPAGAFYVLVSTSHMGMASFDLVRDCLEKTHVAVAPGATFGPRAEGYIRISVATRDEDVAKGAARLRDYLAGSSGR
- a CDS encoding lipid-A-disaccharide synthase, giving the protein MARSPCICVCSGESSGDLHGAALVGAIRQQEPNASVFGMGGDKMRAAGVELVIDIADSSIMGLTEVVRAIPAFLRKLRLLCRAIESRRPDVVVLIDFPDFNMRLGQRVRGSGVPVVYFIPPKAWAWRRRRGPAVAKMAERVICILPFEAAFYRSCGATVEDVGNPLVDVIRDAHPLDRDAARERFGMPPGAPTVGLLPGSRRREIDALMGSLLGAAERLVTADPSRRFLLPCAPSVRASVADHLAAFEGQAPIHAVHNDTYNAIRACDVVVAASGTVTLEAALLGVPMVVVYRLSALTFTIARRLVRVRTSALPNLIAGTDVVPELLQNDVTPERIAAECERLLTSAEARGAQRDALAKVARAVGDGGSTARAAEAVLTVAASRATT
- the lpxK gene encoding tetraacyldisaccharide 4'-kinase, whose product is MTPAMWLASPVLVPLSWAVASVASRRRGQPPPDRVRLDVPVVSVGNLAVGGTGKTPTVAALVTRLSAAGCHVGVVMGSYGSPTRRQPPTVVSDGRRLTADLRSVADEVAMFARAHPAIPLATGHVKSEAASALACAVPLGCLIVDDGFQHHRLARDMDIVVLDAASPFDNGRVLPAGRLREPPSAIAGADAIVLSHADQRDDHAIEAIRRLAPLVPVVESIHVPVRLRRGGSDECLDFACLLGAHVTAVCGIGRPSSFLSMVRRLGADARLLGFADHHRYSPHDMARLAALARGSRIVTTAKDEAKWLGVSDFEYWTLDIAVEWNPKDALVDRVLALCRARA